AGGTCGCCCGGCTCGTGGGCACGATCCTCTCGGCCACCCGGAAGAAGACCGTGCCGGACGCCCTGCTGACGGCGGCCGCACCGATTCTGATGGCCCATCCGCCGACGGACACGATCGCGGCCGGGCTCGTGGAGGTCTTCCCCGAGGGGGCCACCGACGGCGGCGCGTGGCTGCGGCTGCTGATCGGCTGCGGCACGACCGGGGCGATGGAGGCCGGCCGGGTCGTCCCGGAGGGCGGGCTGCACCAGTGGCTCGGCACCTTCGTCCGCATGTACCAGTACGCCCTCCAGTCGGGCGGTGGCGTCGCACGACAGCCGCTTCCGGGGGAACTGCTCGATCTCATCGGCCGGTTGGGGCCCCGACTGCGGGCCGAGGGCGCACCCGTCACCCTGCACACCACCCGCCACCACTACCAGGGCTTCGACGCGGACGTCCTCGACGCCTGCCTCGCGGCCGGGGTCACGGTCGTCGACCCGGGCCCCGACGTCCGGATGCGGTTCTGGGGCGAGAAGTCCCGGCGCGACCTCGCCGCGCTCGCCGCCGACCCCGTGTTCGGCCCCCGCCTGGAGGGGACCGTGCACGCCAACCTGCTGCCGAACTGGCACATGGCGCGCGGACGGCAGCCCGGATCGGCCGTGACGCTGCTTCCGGGCAACGAAGGCATCGCCCACGAGGTGGCCGGACGCGTCGGCAGGCTCGTCGACACGGTCGGGGGCGGCGGCATGGCAGGCGCCGAGGAGTCCGTGGCCGAGCTGGAGACCCTCCTCGACCGGCCGACCGTGACGGCGCTCGGCGGGATCGCCGACGCCCTCGGGGCGACGAGCGCGGCGGGCGCGCTGCGCCGCTCGCTCGCGGCCGGGCTTCCGGAGGAACTGGCCTGGCCGGCGCTCGAGTCGGTGTACGCGGAGTTCGCCGCCGAAGCGGAGTCCGCCGATGCCGATGCCGATGCCATCGGGCCCGTGCCCGGTGTCGCCGGAGTGACCTGCACCTGGCCCGTGCTCACCGTGTTCGGGGCCGACCGGGCCGTCGCCGTCGACCCGGACGGGGTGCGGGCCTCCTGCCGGTTCACGGTGCCGGACGACGCGACGATGTACGCCGTCCACTACGTCGGCGGATCCTTCCTGGTGAGCTGGTCGGTCAAGCCGGATCCGTACTTCTGCGACACCGCCTGCTGGGCGGACCGGCCCGAGGAGCCGTTCACGCCGGACGAGCAGGGCGGCCTCGTGCCCTACGGCGGGAAGCTGGACGGGGCCTACGGCTTCCAGTTCGAGACCGCCGACGGGGGAGGGCGCCACGGCGGCCTCCGCGCGCTTCGGCCGGGCGGCACCGAAGGCATCGACAGCAACGAACTGCAGCTCGGCGACGGAACCCGGATCTGGACCAACGGCGTGTACAGGCGGCGCCCGTGGGAGGCCGTGGACCCGGTCACCGGTGAGCCGACGGGCGGCGCCGAGGTGCCCGACTTCCCCGGTCGCCCCGCGAGTGCCGACCCGGCGACGGAACCGTCCGAGGCGGGCATGGCCCTGGCCGTCGAGGCCCTCCACCTCGCACCGCTGCCCGCCGGTCTGGCCGACTCCCCGCTCGGCAGCAGGGACGGCCTCGTCGGGACCCGGATCCTGTTCCGCACCCCGCACCGAGACCCCGCGCCCGACCACTACCTGCTGCAGAGCATCGACGGGCGCACGGCCCGCTTCGCCGTCGACCGGCAGGGGCAGAAGCCCTGGGCCCTGTGGGCGCCGCCGGAGGGCGCCGTGGAGGACGTGGTCCTCGCCGAGGCCGAGACGCGGACGGGCGTGCGCGCGTACACCGCCGACGGCGTCCTGCTGTGGGAGCTGGACGGCCACCACTCGCCCCGGCACCCCCGGGTGGGGCCGGTCCGGCGCGTCACCGTGTCCGGGGGCGTGGCCCTGCCCCCGGCCTTCTGGTACCTGCTCCGCACCCGGGACGCGGCCGGGTCCAGGGCGCTGCGCAACGTGAGCCGCGAGACGGCGGAAGCGCTGCTCACGGCAGCCGCCGAGAGCACGGCGGCCTCCGGCGATGAGGCGGCCTTCGGCGATGCTGCCGCCTTCGGCGATGTGGCCGCCTCCGTCGGCGCGACCGCCTCTGACCGCCCGGCCGCCTCCGACCGTCCGGCCGCCTCCGACCGTCCGGCCACCTCCGACCGCCCGACCGCCTCCCACGGCACGTCCGCGCTCCGTTCGGTCGTCGCGCGCGAGCTGCCGGACGTCACCGATCCCGTCCTGGTCGAGGCCGTCGTCGCGGTGGCCGAGCGGGCCGCCCGGGTGGAGGAGCGGCGGCGTGCCCTGCACCGGCGCGTCACCCTGCTCGCCGAGGCGCCGCCCGTGCGGCTCCGCCGGTCCGTGCCGGACACCGCACTCGTCCCCGCGCTGCACGGCCTCGTCGACACCGGCGAGCCCGACCAGTGGCGGCGGACCCCCGACGTGGCCCTGCCGGCGACGCTGACCGCGCTCGCCGCCGACGGCTCCTGCCTGGCCGGGACGATCGTCGAGGAGGTGCGCCGGCTCTCGCCGCCCGCCCCGCCGCACGACTGGTCGCAGCTCCTCGGCGCGATCGACGCCGTCGCCTGGCGGGCGGCGGTCGCACCGACCCCGGACGCCGACCGGGCCGCTCTCCTCGCGCTCCTGGACACCTGGGCCGACCAGCCGTTCGCCCGCGCGGGCAGCCGCTGGTGGGCGGGGAGGACGTCCGGCCCCGGGTTCGTGGACCTCATGCGCGCGGACGGCACGGCCATCGCGTCCGCAGGCGTACGGGACGGCGGCGCGAAGCAGTGGTTCGTGGCGCCCGTCGCCGAGAACCCGCACGCGGACCCGGTCCCCGGTGTGGCCACCGAGGCACGGCACGTGCGCGTGGAGCGGGACGACGCCGAGCGGCTGCGGGCCCTCGTGGCCGCCGTCGACACCCACGGGCCGGTCCCGCTCCCGGAGTCGGCGGCCGCGCGCTTCGCCGAACTGACGGGTGTACGACGGTCCGTGGCCCGGCTCGTCGTCGCCGGTCTCGTCGGCCGGGCCGACCGGGAGGAGAACCGGGCCCTCGTGCGCAAGGCCCCGTACAAGGCGACCCCGCTCACGGCGGAGTCGTACGAAGAGCTCCGTACCAGGCTCGGCGGCGCGGGCCGCAGGGCCGTCCTGGCCGCCGCCCTGCCCGACGACCCGGCCGAGCTGTGGCGGCCGGGCGGGATCGAGGCGGCGGTGGAGCGGATGGCCGGGGTGTGGCGGGAGCTCCTCGGGGCGCAGCCCGCCGTCGACGACGACACGGCCGACGCCCTGGAGGCCGACCTGGGCCTCGGCGAGGTGTGGGCCCGGCGTCTCGCCGGAGGCTACGACGCCGCCGAGGACGCGACCGTGCCCGCGGCCGGCTGGGAGCTGGCGGCGACCCGGCAGGGCAGGGGAGTGGAGGTCCGGGCCGTACCGCAGGCCGGGCCCGAACTGCCGTACCGCACCCCGGTGGGGCTCGCCCTGACGGAGATCGCGAGCGCCCTCGTGTGGGCGTGGACGGACCGGCCCGTCGGCGATCCGGCGCTGGCGGGCGCCCAGGCCCTGTACGAGCGGCTGCGCGCCGAGCTGGACCGCCCCGAGCTGCTGCTCGAACTCCCCGAGTACTGCGTGAAGGACACGCCGGAGCGGATCGCCGAGCGGTTCGGGCCCCGGCGTCTGCCGGTGGCCCGGCACCCGGAGAACGGCTCGGATCCGCAGACCGCGTACGACTCCGGACCGCTGGTGGTGTGCGCCCCCTACGGCACCGCCTTCCTGCGTCCCGCGGCCGTCACCGACCCCGGGACATGGCAGGCGGTCCGTGAGGTCACCGACCTCGCCGAGGACCTGGACCGGGTGGCACCGCTGCTCGCGGGCGGCGGTCTCGAGCGGATGGTGCGGCGCGCCCTGTCCGGAGCCGTACCGGCCGGGGCGTACGAGGCGGATCCGCGCCGTTCCTGTCCGGAGCTCGTCGCCCGGGTGGCGGTGAAGCTCGGGGTGGGCGGGGACGCGGCGGCCCTGTACCTCCAGCTGGCGACCCTCGCGGCGCCCACCGACCGGAACGTACGGCGGTGGAACGGCTGGTCGACCAAGCGGCACACGGAGGTCCGGGCGGAACTCCTGGCCACCGGCGCGGTCCTGGAGGCCAAGCGGGCACGGGCCGGCCGGACCCTGTTCCTGCCCGGCGACTGGACCGAACTCAAGGCCCCGCACCTGCCGCTGGAGACCGTGAAGCTGACGACCCACCTGGTGCGGCCGATGTGGGACAAGTGGATCCGCTCCCCGTTCGTACGGATCCTGCCGACGGCACCCCTCCACGAGCTGTTCGAGGAAGCCTGGGAACGGGTCTCCGACTAGGGCCTGTCCGGCCCTGATCCGCCGGACAGGCCCTGGGCCCTGACGACGCTGCCCCGCCCACCGAGGGGTGGGCGGGGCAGCGTCGTCGGAACGTCCGTCGGTCAGCCGGCGGCGGGGGCCCCGAGCTGTACCTCCGTGTCGGTGGCGGCCGTTCGGGGCGCCAGCGCCTTCTGGGCGAGGATGCCGAAGGCGATCCCGAACACCGCCCACAGGACCACCTGAATGGCCAGCGAGGCGAGCCTGAAGTCCCAGAGGACCCCGGCGGGGAAGCCCGTCGCGACGGCGTCCTCGTTGTCCGGCAGGACGACGAAGGCGACGGCCGTCACGACGACGAACCCGGCACCGGCGGCCAGGGTCGCGTTCCAGTTCCCCAGGCGCGGCGCGAGCCGGCGTCCGGCGATCACGGCGCCGATCCCCAGGAGCACGCTGAGCAGGATCATCAGGAAGAACAGGGTGGTGCGCTTCCCGATGGTGTCCGGGTTCCCGACGGCCGGTGGGGTCGCCGGGTACTTGAGGAACGGCACCAGATAGACGGTGGTGAACGCGCCGGCCGCGGTGAGCGCCGCCGTCGCCCGGGGGCTGAACCGGCCGATGCGGCCCAGCGCGAAGGAGAACGCCAGGGAGGCGATGCCGCCCAGCGCCACCCCGTAGACGAGGACGCCGGTGGCGAGGCCGAAGGTCGACTGGACGGTGCGGCTGACCCCTTCCTCCTCCTCCTCGGCGGCCTCGGCGGCGGCCGTACCGCCACCGTGGCCGGCGTGTGCCCCGTGGCCCGCGTGCGCCCCGTGGGCGGCCGGGGCCTCCTGGGCGGCCTTGGCCTCCTCCACGGCGATCGCGCTGTTCACGGGCGGTTCACCCACCACGTAGGACACGGCGAAGGCGAAGAGCCCGGCGATCAGGCCCGCGAGCATGCCGCGGACCAGCAGGGTCCTCACAGTCGAGGCGTGCATGTGCGTGTCGCCCCTCAGTGGCAGGGGAAACCGAGCAGGTGGCGTCCGTCGTGCACCCACTCGTGCACGTCGGAGCCGGCGAAGAGGGAGGTGGCGCCCTGCTCGGCACCCACGAAGTACAGCGCGATCAGCGCGAGGAGCCCGACGAAGAAGGCCCAGGGCAGTACGGCGCGCACGGGCAGCGGAGCGGGTACGGCGACGGACGGGGTGGAAACAGCAGCGGAGACGACGGCCTCGGCCATGATGGAACCTCCTGTGGGAACTCGCGTCCCAGACGGTGGTGCAGGACGACGGTCCACGGGTCTGACTCGCCGTGATGTGCCCCTGGGGGCCTCACGGCTTACAGTGGCGCGACCGTGCCGGACTCTCACCGGACTTCCGTCTCGCCGTCGTCACGCTGTTCAGATGTCGTCTGACGGTACCGCGCTCCGCGACCCCCGCCAAGAGTGTGAGGCCTGGATCACTCTTCGTGCGCGCCCGCCCGACCTCCCGCCCTCCCCCGTCCCAAAGGATCCCGATGACACTGCGGTTGACCCTGATCTCGCCCGCGACGAGCGAGGCGCTGCGCGAGGTCCGGTTCGACGACGACGGTCCTCTCGACCCGGCGGGCATCGCCCGCGCCGAGGCCGTCGCGTCCGCCGTCGAGGCGTCCCCGCGCGCGTACACCTCGCCGTCCCGGCGCTGCCGCAGCACGGCGGAGGCTCTGGGCCTGGGCGCGGAGCCGCTGGACGCGCTCGCCGGCTGCGCGATGGGACGGTGGCGCGGACAGACCCTGGCGGCCGTCGCCGCCGCCGAGGAGGCAGGGGTCTCCGCCTGGCTGTCCGACCCGACGGCGGCCCCGCACGGCGGGGAGTCCCTGCACGAGCTGCGCGTCCGGGTCGGCGCCTGGCTCGACGGCCTCGCGGACGGCAGCGGACGCGTCACCGCCGTCGTCGAACCGGACGTGGTCCGCGCCGCGATGGTCCACGCCCTCGCGGCACCGGACGCCATGGCCTGGCGCCTGGACGTGCGTCCGCTGACCGCCGTCCACCTCAGCGGTCGCGCGGGCCGCTGGAACGTGCGCGCGGGGGAGTCGCTGGGACAGCGGTGAGGGGGACCGCGAGAACAGCGGTCCCCCTCGGCCGTCGACGCGTACGGATCAGGCGGCCGGTCGCTTCCACTCCCGTAGCAGGAGGTACCCGAGGTACGCCCCTCCGACGGCCATCGTGTACAGGCCGACCGGGAGGTTGTCGAAGAGCGGCAGCTGCTGCGCGGTGAGGTCGGCGAGGACCAGGAGCAGTGCGCCGAGCAGGGTCGACATGACCAGGTGCGGGCCGCCGCTGCGGGTGACCCGTTTGGCGATCTGCGGCGCCGTCAGGGAGACGAAGGCGATGGGTCCCGCGACGCTGACGGCGCCGGCGGACAGCACGATCGACAGCGTGACCGCCGCCGTCGCCGTACGGGCCGGGCGGGCACCCAGACCGGTGGAGAGCTCGTCGCCCATCTCGCCGATGCTCAGGGGCCGCGCGAGGAGCGCCGCGAGCGGCAGGCAGACGAGCAGCACCACCCAGATCGTCGTGGCGTCGTCCCAGGAGCGGGCGGCGAGGCTTCCGTTGATGTACGCGGTCAGCGCGCTGGCCTTGTCCCGCTCGACGGCGTAGACCACGTACTGGGTGAGGGCCGTGGACATCGCGGCCACACCGATGCCGGACACGACCAGGCGGCCGGGGTTGCGGAATCCCGTCCCCGTGGAGAAGTACACGACCGCCATGGCGATCACCGCACCGAGCAGCGCGCCGACGGGCACCGGCACGAGGTCGGGGAAGAACAGCGCGGCGGCCGCCGCGCCCGCCCCGGAACCCGCGCCGAGCCCGATGACGTCCGGGCTGCCCAGCGGGTTGCGGGTGACCGACTGGAAGAGGGCCCCGGACAGGCCGAAGGCCGCGCCGGTGGCGATGGCGACGACGAGCCGCGGGCCGCGCAGCCGGTTCAGCACGAAGGCGTTCTTGCCGGTGGCCTCGCCCATGAGCGCCGACGGAAGGTCGGCCGGGTCGATGCCCAACCTGCCCAGGGACAGGGTCGCCACGGCCGCCCCGAGGAGCAGCAGCAGCGTCACCACGGCGGCGATCACGGTGGTGCGGCGTACGGGGATCGCGATCCACGGGCCGATCCGCAGCAGGCTCCGGCCCGCGGGCCGTCCGGGCCGTGACGTCGTCACGGCCGGGGTGTCGATCCGCTCGGCGGTCTTCATGCCGCTCCCCTCATACGACGGACGGCGAAGAGCAGCGCGGGCGCGCCCACGAACGCGGTGACGACACCGACCATGAGCTCCTGCGGGCGGAGCAGTACGCGCCCGATGACGTCGGCGAACAGCAGCAGCGTCGGCCCCACGAGCGAGGTGAAGAGGATCTGCAGCCGGAAGTCGGCGCCCACGAGGACCCGGACGAGGTGCGGAACGGCGAGCCCGACGAAGGCGATCGGGCCGACGGCGGCCGTCGCGGCGGCACTGAGCAGGGTCGCCGCGAGGAGTCCCGCGCCCTTGACGCGCGCGGGGCTGATGCCGAGCGATGCGGCCTTGTCGTCGCCCATCGCCATGGCGTTGAGCGCCGGCGCGAGCAGTACGGCGAGGACGAAGCCGACGGCGGCGAACGGCAGGACCGCCCAGAAGGCGTCGAAGCCGCGCCCGCCGAGCGAACCCACCACCCAGTAGCGGTACGTGTCGAAGACCTGCGGCCGGGACAGCGCGACGGCCTGGATGAACGCGGCGAGGACGGCGGACAGCACCGCACCGGCGAGCACCAGGCGGACCGGCCCGCTGCCGCCGCCGGCCGTGCCGATCAGGTGGACGACCACACCGGTCGCCAGGGCGCCCGCGAGGGCCCACCAGATGTTCTCGCGCTGCCCGGAGGCGCCGAGGAACGCGGTCGCGGCGACGATCGCGGCGGACGCGCCCGCGTTGATGCCGAGAAGTCCCG
The DNA window shown above is from Streptomyces vietnamensis and carries:
- a CDS encoding CbtB domain-containing protein, which encodes MAEAVVSAAVSTPSVAVPAPLPVRAVLPWAFFVGLLALIALYFVGAEQGATSLFAGSDVHEWVHDGRHLLGFPCH
- a CDS encoding FecCD family ABC transporter permease, yielding MKTAERIDTPAVTTSRPGRPAGRSLLRIGPWIAIPVRRTTVIAAVVTLLLLLGAAVATLSLGRLGIDPADLPSALMGEATGKNAFVLNRLRGPRLVVAIATGAAFGLSGALFQSVTRNPLGSPDVIGLGAGSGAGAAAAALFFPDLVPVPVGALLGAVIAMAVVYFSTGTGFRNPGRLVVSGIGVAAMSTALTQYVVYAVERDKASALTAYINGSLAARSWDDATTIWVVLLVCLPLAALLARPLSIGEMGDELSTGLGARPARTATAAVTLSIVLSAGAVSVAGPIAFVSLTAPQIAKRVTRSGGPHLVMSTLLGALLLVLADLTAQQLPLFDNLPVGLYTMAVGGAYLGYLLLREWKRPAA
- a CDS encoding histidine phosphatase family protein, giving the protein MTLRLTLISPATSEALREVRFDDDGPLDPAGIARAEAVASAVEASPRAYTSPSRRCRSTAEALGLGAEPLDALAGCAMGRWRGQTLAAVAAAEEAGVSAWLSDPTAAPHGGESLHELRVRVGAWLDGLADGSGRVTAVVEPDVVRAAMVHALAAPDAMAWRLDVRPLTAVHLSGRAGRWNVRAGESLGQR
- a CDS encoding FecCD family ABC transporter permease; translated protein: MTTLSRIGQGPAVVRRGPARHFAAAALCLLLLALALLASVMFGSKPTSASDVLRVVTGDGDGYLRTVVESRYPRTALGLLAGLCLGVAGTLMQGITRNPLAEPGLLGINAGASAAIVAATAFLGASGQRENIWWALAGALATGVVVHLIGTAGGGSGPVRLVLAGAVLSAVLAAFIQAVALSRPQVFDTYRYWVVGSLGGRGFDAFWAVLPFAAVGFVLAVLLAPALNAMAMGDDKAASLGISPARVKGAGLLAATLLSAAATAAVGPIAFVGLAVPHLVRVLVGADFRLQILFTSLVGPTLLLFADVIGRVLLRPQELMVGVVTAFVGAPALLFAVRRMRGAA
- a CDS encoding CbtA family protein, with amino-acid sequence MHASTVRTLLVRGMLAGLIAGLFAFAVSYVVGEPPVNSAIAVEEAKAAQEAPAAHGAHAGHGAHAGHGGGTAAAEAAEEEEEGVSRTVQSTFGLATGVLVYGVALGGIASLAFSFALGRIGRFSPRATAALTAAGAFTTVYLVPFLKYPATPPAVGNPDTIGKRTTLFFLMILLSVLLGIGAVIAGRRLAPRLGNWNATLAAGAGFVVVTAVAFVVLPDNEDAVATGFPAGVLWDFRLASLAIQVVLWAVFGIAFGILAQKALAPRTAATDTEVQLGAPAAG